The DNA segment CGAGCCGGGCCGCTTCCGCGCGATCGGCCCGCGCGTCGTCTACGTGCAGGCACGCGACCGCGAGAACGGGCTGCGCCGGATCCTGGTGGCCGACCGCAGCGACCCCAGGCGCCCGTTCCTGGTCTTTGCCGAGCAGGGGCGCTTCCACTTCGACCCCGGCACGACCACGATCCGGCTCGAGCTCGAGCACGGCGACGTCCACTTCGAGAACCGGGACGCCGAGCACCACCAGCGGATCGTCTTCGACCGCTTCGAGTACGCGATCGACGCCACGGCGCTGTTCGAGCGCGGCGGCAGTACGCGCCCGCGCGAGATGCGCTTCGACGAGCTGCGCGAGGCGATCGCGGAGGCCGACCAGGGCACGCTCGACGCCGCCGCGCGCGGCGGCCGCGACCCGAACGACTTCCGCGCCCAGTACCACCGGCGGCTCGCGCTGCCCTTCGCGCCGCTGCTCTTCGCGGTGCTCGGCGTCGCACTCGGCTCGAGCCGCACGCGCGCAGCCCGCTCCTGGGGCTTCCTGGCCTGCGCCTTCCTGACCGCCGCCTACTACACGCTGCTCACCTTCGGCGAGTTCCTCGGCGAGAGCGGCAGCCTGCCGCCGGCGTTCGCGCTCTGGGTGCCGAACGCGGCGTTCGCCCTCGCCGCCGGGGTGCTGCTCTGGCGCCTGCGGCGCACGGCCTCGTAGGCCGCCCGGGGCAGCGGAGGTGGGATCACCCGTGAGCGCACCCCCGCGGCATCCCGCGCCCGCCGGCTTCGCCTGGCGCGAGGCGCCGGGCCTGCGGATCGCCGCCGACGCCGCGCTCGAGCCCGCGCTGGCCGCCGCCGGCCTGCTCGACCCCGAGCGGGTGCGCGCGCGGCTCGCCGAGGCGCAGGGTGCGCGGGGCCGGGCGCCGATCGCCGTCGCCACGCTCGCGGGCGGGGCCGGCCGCGTGGCGCTGCGCGGGCTCCGGCGCGGCGGCTGGCTCGCGCCGCTCCTCGGCGGTGCGCTCGCGGACGCGCGCCGCCCCTTCACCGAGCTCGCCGTGACGGCGCGCCTGCGCGGGGCCGGCGCCCCGGTACCGCGGCCGCTCTTCGCCATCGCCTGGCGCCGCGGCGCCGTCTGGAACGCCGCGCTCGGGACCGCCTTCGTCGACGAT comes from the Deltaproteobacteria bacterium genome and includes:
- a CDS encoding LptF/LptG family permease, translating into MRVSRTLAASVAGEIALYAGLGFAGFVVIMLAQNLAQRLPALLAVGFSWSDVFELLGTLMPLVAAYSIPVGFLFGVLAAAARQSADAELTAMRACGLGLGAVLGPALALGVLVSVATGLLMVHGEPAARRELRSLLAEVASRGGLLEPGRFRAIGPRVVYVQARDRENGLRRILVADRSDPRRPFLVFAEQGRFHFDPGTTTIRLELEHGDVHFENRDAEHHQRIVFDRFEYAIDATALFERGGSTRPREMRFDELREAIAEADQGTLDAAARGGRDPNDFRAQYHRRLALPFAPLLFAVLGVALGSSRTRAARSWGFLACAFLTAAYYTLLTFGEFLGESGSLPPAFALWVPNAAFALAAGVLLWRLRRTAS